A genomic window from Microvirga sp. TS319 includes:
- a CDS encoding GntR family transcriptional regulator encodes MSDHVHNDLKLVDRDTGIPLSEAVFRSLCQALRAGIYRPGDRLREEEVAQRLKVSRTPVREALGRLMAKGLVEPAGGRGLIVRSLGTAEVLELYAMREILEGAAARLAAQHASQPEIDALRDLEEAFETHLEDSVEMARLNRAFHETIFRAARNRYLDSALQELQDGISLLGPTTFSVGGRPTTAAEEHRALIEAIAARDPDLAERLARAHIQEALRSRLKLIQAR; translated from the coding sequence ATGTCGGATCACGTCCATAACGACCTGAAGTTGGTCGACCGGGACACCGGAATTCCTCTCAGCGAGGCCGTCTTTCGCTCGCTCTGCCAAGCCTTGCGCGCAGGTATCTACCGCCCGGGAGACCGGTTGCGGGAAGAGGAAGTCGCACAACGGCTCAAAGTCAGCCGCACTCCCGTTCGGGAGGCGTTGGGGCGACTGATGGCGAAGGGATTGGTGGAGCCCGCAGGCGGCCGCGGTCTCATCGTTCGCAGTCTCGGCACGGCCGAAGTGCTGGAACTCTACGCCATGCGGGAGATTCTCGAGGGTGCGGCAGCTCGCCTGGCGGCGCAGCATGCATCGCAACCCGAGATCGATGCCCTCAGGGATCTCGAGGAAGCCTTCGAGACGCACCTCGAGGATTCCGTCGAGATGGCGCGCCTCAACCGGGCGTTTCACGAGACGATCTTCCGTGCCGCCCGAAACCGTTACCTCGACAGCGCCCTTCAGGAGCTTCAGGACGGAATTTCCCTTCTCGGCCCCACGACCTTCAGCGTCGGAGGCCGGCCCACGACAGCGGCCGAGGAGCACCGGGCTCTCATCGAGGCCATCGCAGCCCGCGACCCCGATCTGGCCGAGAGGCTCGCGAGGGCGCATATCCAAGAGGCCCTGCGCTCCCGACTGAAGCTGATCCAAGCCCGGTGA
- a CDS encoding sugar phosphate isomerase/epimerase family protein: MKTMKGPGLFLAQFAGDEAPFNSLDSICRWAASLGYKGVQIPTWDARLFDLGRASESDAYCDEVQGIVRSHGLEITELSTHLQGQLVAVHPALDEAFEGFAAPEVRGDPKARQAWAVDQMLMAAKASRRFGLKASVTFSGALAWPFVYPWPQRPAGLIETAFEELGRRWRPILDAYEDADCDVCYEIHPGEDIHDGATFERFVDAVGGHKRACINYDPSHFLLQQLDYVAFIDLYHERIKAFHVKDAEFNPTGRVGVYGGYESWINRAGRFRSLGDGQVDFGAIFSKLAQYDYDSWAVLEWECALKHPEDGAREGAEFIRSHIIRVTEKAFDDFAGGGTDEAANRRLLGIDAA; encoded by the coding sequence ATGAAGACCATGAAGGGGCCCGGTCTCTTCCTCGCTCAATTCGCGGGCGACGAAGCGCCGTTCAATTCGCTCGATTCCATCTGCCGCTGGGCGGCCTCCCTCGGCTACAAAGGCGTTCAGATCCCCACTTGGGACGCGCGCCTCTTCGATCTGGGGAGAGCCTCCGAGTCGGACGCCTATTGCGACGAGGTCCAGGGCATCGTCCGCTCGCACGGACTGGAGATCACCGAGCTCTCCACGCACTTGCAGGGCCAGCTCGTGGCCGTTCACCCGGCCTTGGACGAAGCCTTCGAGGGTTTCGCGGCACCGGAGGTGCGCGGCGACCCGAAGGCGAGGCAGGCCTGGGCCGTCGACCAGATGCTCATGGCCGCCAAGGCGTCCAGGCGCTTCGGGCTGAAGGCGAGCGTCACCTTCTCCGGCGCGCTCGCCTGGCCCTTCGTATATCCCTGGCCGCAGCGCCCGGCGGGCCTCATCGAAACGGCCTTCGAGGAGCTGGGCCGTCGCTGGCGCCCCATCCTCGACGCATATGAGGACGCCGATTGCGACGTCTGCTACGAGATTCATCCCGGCGAGGATATCCACGACGGCGCGACCTTCGAACGTTTCGTGGATGCCGTGGGCGGCCATAAACGCGCCTGCATCAACTACGATCCGAGCCACTTCCTGCTGCAGCAGCTCGATTATGTCGCGTTCATCGACCTCTATCACGAGCGCATCAAGGCGTTCCACGTGAAGGATGCGGAGTTCAACCCGACAGGACGCGTCGGAGTCTACGGTGGCTACGAGAGCTGGATCAACCGCGCGGGCCGCTTCCGCTCGCTCGGAGACGGGCAGGTGGATTTCGGCGCGATCTTCTCCAAGCTCGCACAGTACGACTACGATTCCTGGGCGGTGCTGGAATGGGAATGCGCCCTGAAGCACCCGGAGGACGGTGCACGGGAAGGCGCGGAATTCATCAGGTCTCACATCATCCGCGTCACCGAGAAGGCATTCGACGACTTCGCCGGCGGCGGAACGGACGAAGCTGCCAATCGGCGCCTTCTCGGCATCGATGCGGCTTGA
- a CDS encoding alpha-D-glucose phosphate-specific phosphoglucomutase, with product MAITRIPTTPFSDQRPGTSGLRKKVKVFQQPRYVENFIQAIFDNVEGSEGSTLIIGGDGRFFNEAVVQIAIKMAAANGFGRILVGQKGLLSTPAASCVIRKHKAIGGLVLSASHNPGGPDGDFGIKFNMSHGGPAPESFTDAVFKRASAMTEYRIIEQPDIDLARIGETKVDDTVVQVIDPVADYVELMEQLIDFDAVGELFRSGFRMRFDALNAITGPYAKAILEGRLGAPAGTVVNGEPKPDFGGHHPDPNPVHAHDLMDLMMGPDAPDFGAASDGDGDRNMIVARGLFVTPSDSLAILTSHAHLAPGYAKGLSGVARSMPTSRAADRVAKKLGINFFETPTGWKFFANLLDAGLITICGEESAGTGSNHIREKDGLWAVLLWLNILAVTKKPAGEIVREHWATYGRDYYTRHDYEELETAPANELMDSLRAKLASLPGQRFGDLTVQECDDFAYTDPVDHSVTPKQGIRILFKEDARAVFRLSGTGTSGATLRVYLERFEPNPDRHDLPTAEVLAAVIEAANAIAEIAARTGRNEPSVIT from the coding sequence ATGGCGATTACCCGCATTCCGACAACTCCATTTTCCGATCAGCGCCCCGGCACGTCGGGCCTGCGCAAGAAGGTGAAAGTCTTTCAGCAGCCGCGCTATGTGGAGAATTTCATCCAGGCGATCTTCGACAATGTGGAAGGCTCGGAAGGTTCGACCCTGATCATCGGCGGCGATGGTCGCTTCTTCAATGAAGCGGTGGTGCAGATCGCGATCAAGATGGCGGCCGCCAACGGGTTCGGGCGGATCCTCGTCGGGCAGAAGGGATTGCTGTCGACCCCTGCCGCGTCCTGCGTGATCCGCAAGCACAAGGCCATCGGCGGCCTGGTGCTCTCGGCCAGCCACAATCCCGGCGGGCCCGACGGCGATTTCGGCATCAAGTTCAACATGTCCCACGGCGGTCCCGCACCGGAATCCTTTACCGATGCCGTGTTCAAACGGGCGAGCGCGATGACCGAATACAGAATCATCGAGCAGCCCGACATCGATCTCGCCCGCATCGGCGAGACCAAGGTCGACGACACCGTCGTCCAAGTGATCGACCCAGTGGCGGATTACGTGGAGCTGATGGAACAACTCATCGACTTCGATGCCGTCGGCGAACTGTTCCGCTCCGGCTTCCGCATGCGCTTCGATGCGCTGAACGCCATCACCGGACCTTACGCGAAGGCGATTTTGGAAGGCCGCCTCGGCGCACCGGCCGGCACCGTGGTCAATGGCGAGCCCAAGCCCGATTTCGGCGGACATCATCCGGACCCGAACCCGGTCCACGCCCATGACCTGATGGACTTGATGATGGGCCCGGATGCGCCCGACTTCGGTGCGGCTTCCGATGGAGACGGCGACCGCAACATGATCGTGGCGCGCGGACTCTTCGTGACGCCCAGCGACAGCCTTGCCATCCTCACGAGCCACGCCCATCTGGCGCCGGGCTATGCGAAGGGCCTGTCCGGTGTGGCGCGCTCCATGCCGACGAGCCGCGCCGCCGACCGCGTGGCGAAGAAGCTCGGCATCAACTTCTTCGAGACCCCCACCGGCTGGAAGTTCTTCGCGAATCTTCTCGATGCGGGCTTGATCACGATCTGCGGCGAGGAGAGTGCGGGCACGGGCTCGAACCACATTCGCGAGAAGGATGGCCTCTGGGCCGTGCTGCTATGGCTCAACATCCTGGCCGTCACGAAGAAGCCGGCGGGCGAGATCGTGCGCGAGCATTGGGCCACTTACGGGCGCGACTATTACACCCGGCACGATTACGAGGAACTCGAAACCGCACCGGCAAACGAGCTGATGGATTCCCTGCGGGCCAAGCTCGCAAGCCTGCCCGGCCAGCGTTTCGGGGACCTGACGGTGCAGGAATGCGACGACTTCGCCTATACGGACCCGGTCGATCACTCCGTCACGCCGAAACAGGGTATCCGCATCCTGTTCAAGGAGGATGCCCGGGCCGTGTTCCGCCTGTCCGGGACCGGAACGTCGGGCGCGACCTTGCGGGTCTATCTCGAACGTTTCGAGCCGAATCCCGACCGCCATGATCTGCCGACCGCGGAGGTGCTGGCTGCCGTGATCGAGGCGGCGAACGCCATCGCCGAGATCGCGGCCCGGACGGGACGAAACGAGCCGAGCGTCATTACCTGA
- a CDS encoding sugar ABC transporter ATP-binding protein yields MDPVLRAENISKSFGPNEVLSGISLDLHPGEVHAVIGENGAGKSTLMRILSGHIAPTKGGLYLDGRPIAFSGPADAEGHGIVLVHQEILLAEDLTVAQNLFLGREIKRFGFVDDKAMRERTRGVLAELGTRIDPDCEVRRLSIADRQLVQIARALLVPHKVVAFDEPTAVLTPVEAESLFAIIRKLRSHGVAVLYISHRLNEVKAIADRVTVLRDGRHIATRDIEGLEPLEMARLMVGRDMSKLYPDKPATASEHIILSVRDMAVPGHVENASFTLKRGEILGFGGLIGAGRTELFEGLVGLRPSQGAIILRGQSVRFRDASDAMAAGIVYLSEDRKGKGLLLQQNLRVNLSLAALGKFSRGPFIDAGAEEQALDDAIRDFDIRTRSRELLAGQLSGGNQQKLLLAKMMLMEPRIIIIDEPTRGVDIGTKEQIYRFIARLAENGLSIVVISSEMQELIGLCHRVVVMRGGRIAGEIDQADLSEDSIVYLATGVHEERAAEIAAGHA; encoded by the coding sequence ATGGATCCTGTTCTTCGCGCAGAGAACATTTCCAAATCCTTCGGCCCCAACGAGGTGCTGAGCGGTATTTCGCTCGATCTGCACCCGGGAGAGGTCCATGCGGTGATCGGCGAGAACGGCGCCGGCAAATCCACCCTCATGCGCATCCTCTCCGGGCACATCGCTCCCACGAAAGGCGGTCTTTACCTCGACGGGCGGCCCATCGCCTTTTCCGGCCCCGCGGATGCGGAAGGCCACGGCATCGTTCTCGTGCACCAGGAAATCCTGCTGGCGGAAGACCTGACGGTGGCGCAGAACCTATTTCTCGGCCGCGAGATCAAGCGTTTCGGGTTCGTGGACGACAAGGCCATGCGCGAACGCACGCGTGGAGTCCTGGCGGAACTCGGCACCCGGATCGACCCGGACTGCGAGGTGCGGCGCCTCTCCATCGCCGACCGGCAGCTTGTGCAGATCGCCCGCGCCCTCCTGGTACCGCACAAGGTCGTGGCCTTCGACGAACCGACCGCTGTTCTCACGCCCGTCGAGGCGGAGAGCCTCTTCGCCATCATCCGGAAGCTGCGCTCCCACGGCGTGGCGGTGCTCTACATCTCCCACCGCCTCAACGAGGTGAAGGCCATTGCGGATCGCGTGACCGTCCTGCGCGACGGCCGCCACATCGCCACCCGCGACATCGAAGGTTTGGAGCCCCTTGAAATGGCCCGCCTGATGGTCGGGCGCGACATGTCGAAGCTCTATCCCGACAAGCCCGCAACGGCCTCGGAACATATCATCCTGTCGGTGCGCGATATGGCCGTCCCCGGTCATGTGGAGAACGCCTCGTTCACCTTGAAGCGCGGCGAGATCCTCGGCTTCGGCGGATTGATCGGTGCCGGTCGCACGGAGCTTTTCGAGGGGCTCGTCGGGCTGCGTCCAAGCCAGGGCGCGATCATTCTCCGTGGCCAGAGCGTACGCTTCCGCGATGCGAGCGACGCCATGGCGGCGGGAATCGTCTATCTCTCCGAGGACCGGAAGGGAAAAGGTCTGCTGCTGCAGCAGAACCTCAGGGTCAATCTCTCTCTGGCCGCCCTCGGCAAGTTCAGCCGTGGTCCCTTCATCGACGCGGGCGCGGAAGAGCAGGCGCTCGACGACGCGATCAGGGATTTCGACATTCGCACCCGAAGCCGCGAACTCCTGGCGGGCCAGCTCTCCGGCGGCAATCAGCAGAAGCTGCTCTTGGCCAAGATGATGCTGATGGAGCCGCGCATCATCATCATCGACGAGCCGACCCGGGGCGTCGACATCGGCACGAAGGAGCAGATCTACCGCTTCATCGCGCGGCTTGCCGAGAACGGCCTTTCCATCGTCGTCATCTCCTCGGAGATGCAGGAGCTGATCGGCCTCTGCCACAGGGTCGTGGTGATGCGCGGCGGTCGTATCGCGGGCGAAATCGACCAGGCCGATCTGTCGGAGGATTCCATCGTTTACCTCGCCACCGGCGTTCATGAAGAAAGGGCGGCGGAAATCGCCGCAGGCCACGCATGA
- a CDS encoding ABC transporter permease — translation MTETVLRTSAEKRKIKIDMRALSPFIALIVLAAAGAMINPDFLTASNILNVVTRSAFIAIIAVGATFVISAGGLDLSVGSMAALTAGVMILTLNTLGGADVGTLAIGMLAAIALSAACGLANGLIVTFGRIEPFIVTLGTMGIFRSLVVWLAAGGTITLRNLELRELYRPVYFGSVFGIPVPIIAFLLVAAIGALILYRTSFGRHVVALGSNEDVARYSGVPIWRVRTLTYIIQGICVGIAVLVYVPRLGSATPTTGLLWELQAITAVVIGGTALKGGVGRVWGTVVGAVILELVANIMVLSNFVSEFLVGAVQGAIIIIAMLVQRSVHRGR, via the coding sequence ATGACCGAAACCGTGCTTCGCACCAGCGCCGAGAAGCGCAAGATCAAGATCGACATGCGGGCGCTCTCGCCCTTCATCGCGCTCATCGTTCTTGCCGCGGCCGGCGCGATGATCAATCCCGACTTCCTGACGGCCTCGAACATCCTGAACGTGGTCACCCGCTCGGCCTTCATCGCCATCATCGCCGTCGGCGCTACCTTCGTGATCTCCGCCGGTGGCCTCGATCTCTCGGTCGGCTCCATGGCGGCGCTCACGGCGGGCGTCATGATCCTGACCCTGAACACGCTCGGCGGTGCCGATGTGGGCACGCTGGCGATCGGCATGCTGGCCGCCATCGCGCTCAGCGCCGCCTGTGGACTGGCGAACGGCCTCATCGTCACGTTCGGGCGCATCGAGCCCTTCATCGTCACGCTCGGCACGATGGGAATCTTCCGCTCGCTCGTGGTCTGGCTCGCGGCAGGCGGCACCATCACCCTGCGCAATCTCGAGCTCCGCGAGCTTTATCGGCCCGTCTATTTCGGCAGCGTGTTCGGCATCCCCGTTCCGATCATCGCATTTCTCCTGGTTGCCGCCATCGGCGCGCTGATCCTCTATCGCACATCGTTCGGCCGTCATGTGGTGGCCCTCGGCTCCAACGAGGACGTCGCGCGGTATTCCGGCGTCCCGATCTGGCGCGTGCGCACGCTCACCTACATCATCCAGGGCATCTGCGTCGGCATCGCGGTCCTGGTCTATGTGCCGCGCCTCGGCTCCGCCACGCCGACCACGGGACTGCTCTGGGAGCTGCAGGCGATCACCGCCGTCGTCATCGGGGGCACGGCCCTCAAGGGGGGCGTGGGGCGCGTCTGGGGCACCGTGGTCGGTGCGGTGATCCTCGAACTCGTCGCCAACATCATGGTGCTGTCGAATTTCGTCTCCGAGTTCCTCGTGGGCGCAGTTCAAGGTGCCATCATCATTATCGCCATGCTCGTGCAGCGGTCGGTCCACCGCGGGCGATGA
- a CDS encoding VOC family protein: protein MPKLNSVLETALYVDDLARSRAFYRDDLELPLLLENQRMCALDVGGSSVLLLFQRGASAQDMATPGGTIPGHDGHGPLHMAFAISHEELTAWEARLRERQIPIISKVTWSQGGASVYFHDPDGHVLELATPGLWATY, encoded by the coding sequence ATGCCGAAGCTGAACTCCGTTCTTGAAACCGCCCTGTATGTGGACGATCTGGCGCGATCCAGAGCATTCTATCGCGACGATCTCGAATTGCCGCTCCTGCTCGAAAACCAGCGCATGTGCGCCCTCGATGTTGGAGGAAGCAGCGTCCTGCTCCTGTTCCAGCGCGGGGCTTCGGCGCAGGACATGGCGACTCCGGGAGGAACGATCCCCGGGCACGATGGGCATGGGCCGCTTCATATGGCCTTTGCCATCTCGCACGAAGAGCTGACCGCGTGGGAGGCGAGACTGCGGGAACGGCAGATCCCGATCATCAGCAAGGTCACTTGGTCGCAAGGCGGCGCGAGTGTCTATTTCCACGATCCAGACGGGCACGTGCTGGAGCTGGCGACGCCCGGGCTTTGGGCAACCTATTGA
- a CDS encoding LacI family DNA-binding transcriptional regulator, giving the protein MDESGPSGKTNGAVVSGSRAVRIQDVARLAEVSTATVSRALASPERVSPEARARVLEAIAKTGYVPNPAARSLRSQKTYMVLVVLPDLANTFFSRILRGIEERLFEAGYGMIISDLDGSPEKEAHFAAFTAAGRVDGAILLNGHLFGQNREGKGAPARIGIPLVALCEAIPFADIPQIEIDNRGAARRMTRHLASLGHRSIAYVSGPQNNVLERERFLGYQDGLEAAGLPFDPALVLPGDYTIESGRAAGQALVARSTRPTAVFCTSDEMAIGLMRTLLSAGLKVPGDISVAGFDDIEFAAVAEPALTTIRQPRRELGQTAAAVLIDLLQGRPSPLRIRLETELILRDSVAPLQKMEKAPAKTTRTRAIKPT; this is encoded by the coding sequence ATGGACGAGAGCGGGCCTTCGGGCAAAACGAACGGCGCGGTCGTTTCCGGCAGTCGTGCCGTGCGTATTCAGGATGTGGCACGGCTCGCGGAAGTCTCCACGGCGACGGTCAGCCGAGCGCTGGCCTCGCCGGAACGCGTGTCGCCGGAGGCGCGTGCCCGTGTTCTGGAGGCGATTGCAAAGACCGGCTATGTGCCCAATCCTGCCGCGCGCTCGCTCCGCTCCCAGAAGACCTACATGGTGCTCGTCGTCCTGCCGGATCTCGCGAACACATTCTTCTCCAGGATTCTGCGCGGCATCGAGGAGCGGCTGTTCGAGGCGGGCTACGGCATGATCATCAGCGATCTCGACGGATCCCCCGAGAAGGAGGCTCATTTCGCGGCCTTCACGGCCGCAGGTCGCGTGGACGGCGCCATTCTCCTCAATGGGCATCTTTTCGGGCAGAACCGTGAGGGGAAGGGAGCGCCGGCCAGGATCGGCATCCCTCTGGTGGCGCTCTGTGAGGCCATTCCTTTCGCCGATATTCCTCAGATCGAGATCGACAACCGTGGCGCGGCCCGCCGCATGACGCGGCATCTCGCCTCGCTCGGTCACCGAAGCATCGCTTACGTGAGCGGGCCGCAGAACAACGTTCTCGAGCGGGAGCGCTTCCTTGGATATCAGGACGGTCTCGAGGCTGCAGGCTTGCCTTTTGATCCCGCGCTGGTGCTGCCGGGGGACTACACCATCGAATCGGGCCGGGCGGCGGGACAGGCGCTGGTGGCCCGTTCGACGCGCCCGACAGCCGTGTTCTGTACCAGTGACGAAATGGCGATCGGGTTGATGCGGACGCTGTTGTCGGCCGGACTCAAGGTGCCGGGCGACATCTCGGTCGCGGGGTTCGACGATATCGAGTTCGCCGCCGTCGCGGAGCCGGCCCTGACCACGATTCGCCAGCCCCGACGGGAACTGGGCCAGACGGCCGCCGCCGTCCTCATCGATCTCCTGCAGGGGCGGCCGTCACCCCTGCGGATTCGTCTCGAAACGGAACTCATCCTCCGGGACAGCGTGGCGCCGCTTCAGAAAATGGAGAAAGCGCCTGCGAAGACCACGAGAACCAGGGCAATAAAGCCCACATAG
- a CDS encoding ABC-F family ATP-binding cassette domain-containing protein: protein MIRVENVSKQNSHRILFIEASASLQRGEKVGLVGPNGAGKTTLFRMITKQEQPDEGQVSVDRGVTIGYFSQDVGEMAGHSAAAEVMNGAGPVSEVAAELKELEAAMADPDQAGNFDEIIARYGEVQARYEELDGYSLEGRAREVLAGLGFSQEMMDGDVGALSGGWKMRVALARILLMRPDAMLLDEPSNHLDLESLIWLEEFLKGYEGALLMTSHDRAFMNRIVNKIIEIDGGSLTTYSGDYEFYEQQRALNEKQQQAQFERQQAMLAKEIKFIERFKARASHAAQVQSRVKKLEKIERVEPPKRRQSVAFEFLPAPRSGDDVISLKNVHKSYGSRTIYEGLDFAVRRKERWCVMGVNGAGKSTLLKLVAGAAEPDGGTVTIGASVKMGYFAQHAMEVLEGDRTVFEFLEDSFPQAGQGSLRTLAGCFGFSGDDAEKKCRVLSGGEKARLVMAKMLYDPPNLLVLDEPTNHLDMATKEMLIEALSRYEGTMLFVSHDRHFLAALSNRVLELTSDGIHQYGGGYTEYVAHTGQEAPGLRH from the coding sequence ATGATTCGCGTCGAGAACGTCAGCAAACAAAACAGCCACCGGATTCTCTTCATCGAGGCTTCTGCGTCCCTTCAGAGGGGCGAAAAGGTTGGACTGGTCGGTCCCAACGGCGCAGGCAAGACGACTCTTTTCAGGATGATCACCAAGCAGGAGCAGCCGGACGAGGGCCAGGTCTCCGTCGATCGGGGCGTGACGATCGGCTATTTCAGCCAGGATGTCGGCGAAATGGCAGGCCATAGCGCCGCGGCCGAGGTCATGAACGGGGCGGGGCCCGTCAGCGAAGTGGCGGCCGAGCTCAAGGAGCTCGAAGCCGCGATGGCAGACCCTGACCAAGCAGGAAATTTCGACGAAATCATCGCGCGGTACGGCGAGGTGCAGGCGCGCTACGAGGAGCTCGATGGCTATTCCCTCGAGGGCCGGGCTCGCGAGGTTCTCGCCGGCCTCGGTTTCAGCCAGGAGATGATGGACGGCGACGTCGGTGCCCTCTCTGGCGGCTGGAAGATGCGCGTGGCGCTGGCGCGCATTCTCCTGATGCGCCCTGACGCCATGCTCCTGGACGAGCCGAGCAACCACCTCGATCTCGAGAGCCTCATCTGGCTGGAGGAATTCCTCAAGGGCTACGAGGGGGCGCTGCTCATGACCTCGCACGACCGGGCCTTCATGAACCGCATCGTCAACAAGATCATCGAGATCGACGGCGGTTCGCTCACCACCTATTCGGGCGACTACGAGTTTTATGAGCAGCAGCGCGCGCTGAACGAGAAGCAGCAACAGGCCCAGTTCGAGCGCCAGCAGGCGATGCTCGCCAAGGAGATCAAGTTCATCGAGCGCTTCAAGGCTCGCGCCTCCCATGCGGCCCAGGTTCAGAGCCGCGTGAAGAAGCTGGAGAAGATCGAACGGGTCGAGCCGCCTAAACGCCGCCAATCCGTGGCGTTCGAATTCCTTCCCGCCCCGCGCTCGGGGGACGATGTCATCAGCCTCAAGAACGTGCATAAGAGCTATGGCAGCCGCACCATCTACGAAGGCTTGGATTTCGCCGTGCGACGTAAGGAACGCTGGTGCGTCATGGGCGTCAACGGCGCCGGAAAGTCCACGCTGCTGAAGCTGGTCGCCGGCGCCGCAGAGCCCGATGGAGGCACTGTCACGATCGGCGCCAGTGTGAAGATGGGCTACTTCGCCCAGCATGCCATGGAGGTGCTCGAGGGGGACCGCACGGTGTTCGAGTTTCTCGAGGATTCATTTCCGCAAGCCGGACAAGGATCGCTGCGCACGCTCGCGGGGTGCTTCGGGTTCTCGGGCGACGATGCCGAAAAGAAGTGCCGCGTGCTTTCAGGGGGCGAAAAGGCGCGTCTCGTGATGGCCAAGATGCTTTACGATCCGCCGAATCTGCTGGTGCTGGACGAGCCCACGAACCACCTCGACATGGCCACCAAGGAAATGCTGATCGAGGCGCTGTCGCGCTACGAGGGCACCATGCTCTTCGTCTCGCACGACCGCCACTTTCTGGCCGCCCTGTCCAACCGCGTCCTTGAGCTCACATCCGACGGCATCCATCAGTATGGCGGCGGCTATACGGAATATGTCGCTCACACGGGCCAGGAAGCTCCAGGCCTGCGGCATTGA
- a CDS encoding substrate-binding domain-containing protein has product MKATLLKVAVAAGLTAGVATGAMAQQKNVTIAVSIPAATHGWTGGVVYHAQETAKQLEKGYPGLKVIVKTSPDGASQANALDDLMAQKVDALVVLPFNSDELTDPVREVKKHGTFVTVVDRGLKDASIQDIYVAGNNPEFGRVAGKYFADNLKEGNVVVFRGIPTVIDEERVSNFEKALQGSGVKVIDKQYANWNRDDAFKVMQDFLSKHPKIDAVWASDDDMALGIMEAIRQAKREDIKFVLGGAGMKDMVKKVMDGDKMIPADVSYPPSMISTAMGITAAHFYTNAPMRGTYVLNAQLITKDNAKEHYFPDSPF; this is encoded by the coding sequence ATGAAGGCAACACTTCTGAAAGTCGCAGTGGCGGCCGGCCTGACGGCCGGTGTCGCAACCGGTGCCATGGCACAGCAGAAGAACGTGACGATCGCCGTCTCGATTCCGGCCGCTACCCACGGCTGGACCGGCGGCGTGGTCTATCATGCGCAGGAAACCGCCAAGCAGCTCGAGAAGGGCTACCCGGGTCTGAAGGTGATCGTGAAGACATCGCCCGACGGCGCATCCCAGGCGAATGCTCTGGACGATCTGATGGCTCAGAAGGTGGATGCGCTCGTCGTCCTTCCCTTCAATTCGGACGAACTGACCGACCCGGTCCGCGAGGTCAAGAAGCACGGCACCTTCGTGACGGTCGTCGACCGCGGCCTGAAGGACGCGTCGATCCAGGACATCTATGTCGCGGGCAACAATCCGGAATTCGGCCGCGTCGCCGGCAAGTACTTCGCCGACAATCTGAAGGAAGGCAATGTCGTGGTATTCCGCGGCATCCCGACCGTGATCGACGAGGAGCGCGTATCCAATTTCGAGAAGGCGCTCCAGGGCTCGGGCGTGAAGGTCATCGACAAGCAATATGCCAACTGGAACCGTGACGACGCCTTCAAGGTGATGCAGGACTTCCTCTCCAAGCATCCCAAGATCGACGCCGTCTGGGCCTCCGACGACGACATGGCGCTCGGCATCATGGAGGCGATCCGCCAGGCCAAACGCGAAGACATCAAGTTCGTGCTCGGCGGCGCCGGCATGAAGGACATGGTCAAGAAAGTGATGGACGGCGACAAGATGATCCCGGCGGACGTATCCTATCCGCCGTCGATGATCTCCACCGCCATGGGCATCACGGCGGCGCATTTCTACACCAATGCCCCGATGCGCGGCACCTACGTGCTCAATGCCCAGCTGATCACGAAGGATAACGCCAAGGAGCACTACTTCCCCGATTCGCCGTTCTAA